A window of Sphingobacterium sp. lm-10 contains these coding sequences:
- the infA gene encoding translation initiation factor IF-1 codes for MAKQASIEQDGIIREALSNAMFRVELENGHEIIAHISGKMRMHYIKILPGDKVKLEMSPYDLTKGRITYRYK; via the coding sequence ATGGCTAAGCAAGCCTCAATAGAACAAGACGGAATTATCCGGGAAGCACTTTCCAACGCTATGTTTCGTGTGGAGTTGGAGAATGGGCATGAAATCATCGCCCATATTTCTGGCAAAATGCGGATGCATTATATCAAGATTTTGCCTGGGGATAAGGTGAAATTGGAGATGTCCCCATATGATTTAACCAAAGGCAGGATTACCTACCGTTACAAATAG
- a CDS encoding DNA-directed RNA polymerase subunit alpha has protein sequence MAILAFQRPDKVIMQKSTDFDGTFEFRPLEPGFGVTIGNALRRILLSSLEGYAITSIRFSGVSHEFSTIKGVVEDVTDIILNLKQVRFQKTGDQGDSEKIFIVLNGQDQFKAGDISKFSNNFEVLNPDFVVCNMDPSVTIEVELSVSKGRGYVNAEENKVSDGPVGVIAIDSIYTPIKNVKYTIENYRVEQKTDYEKLLLDISTDGSIHPEDALKEAARILIQHFMLFSDENMLLESQTKEETKVVDEEILHMRKILKTELVDLDLSVRALNCLKAADIRTLAELVTYDVADMLKFRNFGKKSLSEIQELVKAKGLSFGMNLSKYKLEEE, from the coding sequence ATGGCAATTTTAGCATTTCAAAGACCGGATAAGGTAATCATGCAGAAATCGACTGATTTTGATGGTACTTTTGAGTTTCGTCCACTTGAACCAGGTTTTGGTGTAACTATTGGTAATGCTTTGCGCCGTATTTTATTGTCCTCACTAGAAGGATATGCAATTACGTCAATAAGATTTTCAGGCGTTTCGCACGAATTTTCGACGATCAAAGGCGTTGTTGAAGACGTTACCGATATCATCTTAAACCTTAAACAAGTACGTTTTCAGAAAACTGGTGATCAAGGTGATTCAGAGAAAATCTTTATCGTGCTTAACGGCCAAGATCAGTTTAAAGCAGGAGATATTTCTAAGTTTTCTAACAACTTCGAAGTATTGAACCCTGATTTTGTGGTATGCAATATGGATCCATCCGTGACTATAGAAGTAGAACTATCTGTTTCTAAAGGTCGTGGTTACGTCAACGCGGAAGAAAACAAAGTATCAGATGGACCAGTAGGTGTTATCGCAATTGATTCTATCTACACGCCGATCAAAAATGTGAAATATACCATTGAGAACTATCGTGTAGAACAGAAGACCGATTACGAGAAATTGTTATTGGATATCTCTACTGATGGATCTATTCATCCAGAAGATGCACTGAAAGAAGCTGCTCGTATCTTGATTCAGCATTTCATGTTGTTCTCTGATGAGAATATGCTATTGGAATCGCAGACTAAAGAAGAAACTAAAGTAGTAGACGAGGAAATCTTGCACATGCGTAAGATCTTGAAAACTGAATTGGTAGATTTAGATCTTTCTGTTCGTGCCCTCAACTGTCTTAAAGCTGCGGATATTCGTACTTTAGCAGAGTTGGTTACTTACGATGTAGCGGATATGTTGAAGTTCCGTAACTTCGGTAAGAAGTCATTGAGCGAGATCCAAGAGTTGGTAAAAGCCAAAGGTCTTTCTTTCGGTATGAATTTGTCTAAGTACAAATTGGAAGAAGAATAA
- the rpsM gene encoding 30S ribosomal protein S13 — translation MARISGIDLPKNKRGVIGLTYIFGIGRSTSEYILDKAGISHDVKVQEWDDDQLTTIRTIINEEIKVEGALRSEVQLNIKRLMDIGCYRGLRHRKHLPLRGQRTKNNSRTRKGKRKTVANKKKATK, via the coding sequence ATGGCAAGGATATCAGGTATAGATTTACCTAAAAACAAAAGAGGAGTTATCGGCCTTACGTACATTTTCGGGATTGGTCGTTCGACGTCTGAATATATCTTAGATAAAGCAGGCATCAGTCACGACGTAAAAGTCCAAGAATGGGATGATGATCAATTGACGACTATCCGTACAATCATCAACGAGGAGATTAAAGTAGAAGGTGCATTGCGCTCTGAGGTGCAGTTGAACATCAAACGTCTGATGGATATCGGTTGTTACCGTGGTCTTCGTCACCGTAAGCACTTACCACTTCGTGGTCAGCGTACTAAAAACAACTCTCGTACCCGTAAAGGTAAACGTAAGACTGTTGCAAACAAGAAAAAAGCTACTAAATAA
- the rpsK gene encoding 30S ribosomal protein S11, whose translation MAKTKKVTKKRIVVVEPVGQAHISATFNNIIVTLTNNQGQTISWSSAGKMGFRGSKKNTPYAASQAAQDCGKVAHDLGLRKVEVFVKGPGSGRESAIRTLQTMGIDVTLIKDVTPLPHNGCRPPKRRRV comes from the coding sequence ATGGCTAAAACTAAAAAAGTTACTAAAAAGCGTATTGTTGTTGTGGAGCCAGTGGGTCAAGCCCATATTAGCGCTACTTTTAACAACATTATCGTAACTTTAACAAACAACCAAGGACAAACGATCTCTTGGTCGTCTGCCGGTAAAATGGGTTTCAGAGGTTCTAAAAAGAACACACCTTATGCGGCATCACAAGCAGCTCAAGATTGCGGTAAAGTCGCACACGATTTGGGATTGCGTAAAGTAGAGGTTTTCGTAAAAGGTCCTGGATCAGGTCGCGAATCCGCTATCCGTACACTACAAACGATGGGTATCGATGTAACGCTTATTAAAGATGTTACGCCACTTCCACACAATGGTTGTCGCCCTCCAAAACGTAGAAGAGTTTAA
- the rplQ gene encoding 50S ribosomal protein L17, producing the protein MRHGKKVNHLGRTDSHRKAMLANMATSLIKHKRITTTLAKAKALRQYVEPLITKSKNDTTHSRRTVFSYLKDKDAVTLLFREISEKVANRPGGYTRIIKMENRLGDNAEMAFIELVDYNEVYGKTAQTEKKTTRRRGGAKKKATAEEAPVEETVVAEEAAVEEVEATPAVEETPATEEESSEEKKD; encoded by the coding sequence ATGAGACACGGAAAAAAAGTAAACCACTTAGGCCGCACTGACAGTCACCGTAAAGCTATGCTAGCGAATATGGCGACGTCATTGATCAAGCACAAACGCATCACAACTACTTTGGCAAAAGCGAAAGCATTACGTCAATATGTAGAGCCATTAATCACCAAGTCTAAAAACGATACTACGCACTCTCGTCGTACCGTATTCTCTTATCTTAAAGATAAAGATGCTGTTACACTTCTCTTTCGTGAGATTTCAGAGAAAGTAGCAAACCGTCCAGGTGGTTATACACGCATTATCAAAATGGAAAATCGTCTAGGTGATAATGCTGAGATGGCATTCATCGAGTTGGTTGACTACAATGAAGTATACGGCAAAACTGCACAGACTGAGAAGAAAACTACTCGTCGTCGTGGTGGTGCGAAGAAGAAAGCAACTGCAGAAGAAGCGCCTGTTGAAGAAACAGTAGTAGCGGAAGAAGCAGCAGTAGAAGAAGTGGAAGCTACACCAGCGGTAGAAGAAACTCCAGCTACCGAAGAAGAATCTTCTGAAGAAAAGAAAGACTAA
- the ykgO gene encoding type B 50S ribosomal protein L36 — translation MKVRASIKKRSADCKVIRRKGKLFVINKKNPKFKQRQG, via the coding sequence ATGAAAGTTAGAGCATCAATTAAAAAACGCAGTGCGGACTGTAAGGTGATCCGCCGCAAAGGAAAACTATTTGTAATCAACAAAAAGAACCCTAAGTTCAAGCAACGCCAAGGGTAG
- a CDS encoding TonB-dependent receptor, with translation MLKKFLSIFFFLLVSSVYAQLQSFSGKVSGMQTDELLIDAKITITAVSNRYSATASTGLTGTFRFDVIPAQTYHVVITMDGYQDHKETIAILGNVSKVFKLSATTRSIDQVEVQRLSAGTDAEARRLERLSPNVINIISARQIELSPDITVANVVQRVSGLSIERNANGDPQYAVVRGMNKRYNNTLVNGIKIPSPDNDNRFVPLDIFPAVFLEKLTVSKSLSADMEADAIGGTIDMIMKNVPASRRLLDFDFQIGGNFMSQDGNFTTYDRSGVYKFSPAEYLPIGREATASDLSNTMFTPIQLSVLPDILTSVSYGERFFNKKLGVLLGASYQNSYRPSESYQFNPQPNVALGNRLNMNEYINRRTSTQQQRAAFHGKLDYNLASGHNIALYSGQYLLNEFRVREQYNRELFTSTDNFPIYPTTRVTNTYQTISIVDLSGDHQISDQLKIDWHAVYSLAQNELPDDGVFMRSATLTNNQYVNERPYFQDSPNTRAWERNADEDISFFLNASYNTPNIDYLDLVKVGGLFRNKTRDNFYRYYRYQSIPFDGIRGVDWEVFDDLPWDGFTNGFGDGNASSLVYDADERITAGYINTQWVVNKLAIQAGLRAEHTNQGYQINQTAATANATALSQKQSYLNFFPSVSLKYALDDETFLKSTYYKAISRPGFFEIVPTRRNRGGGDSFFHEEGNSELRPTVAHNFDVRYEYFPTVLDQILVGAFYKRLLDPIEYGFVPRFNATTGAPQASSVIAPQNYGTANNFGLEVDYTRYFRKVGVRLNYTYTNSNIIATKLVGSQVQGAPNEYVLVDENRALQGQSDHIGNVALLYKDLMRQWDAQLVLNYTGRRLAFVSPFEGADHFMSPMAVMDLSIEKGFGRYVVFVKGNNLLDTPYRLTIGRGLAVPEGPYPHQENPEEMANVRLDRYGIAFRLGFRFKL, from the coding sequence ATGCTCAAGAAGTTTCTTTCCATCTTTTTTTTTCTATTGGTTAGTTCCGTATACGCACAATTACAATCATTTTCTGGAAAAGTTAGCGGTATGCAAACCGATGAATTATTGATAGATGCGAAGATCACGATTACAGCTGTTTCGAATAGATATAGTGCAACAGCTTCGACTGGGCTAACCGGAACATTTCGGTTCGATGTAATTCCTGCCCAGACCTATCATGTTGTGATTACAATGGATGGATACCAGGATCACAAGGAAACGATCGCCATTTTGGGTAATGTTTCTAAGGTTTTTAAATTGTCTGCAACTACACGATCTATTGATCAAGTCGAGGTACAGCGTCTATCCGCTGGGACCGATGCTGAAGCACGCCGTCTGGAGCGTCTTTCGCCCAATGTGATCAACATTATTTCAGCTCGCCAAATAGAACTTTCTCCAGATATTACAGTGGCCAATGTCGTACAACGCGTATCGGGTCTTTCCATAGAGCGTAACGCCAATGGAGATCCACAGTATGCCGTAGTACGAGGTATGAACAAACGGTATAACAATACATTGGTGAATGGAATAAAAATCCCTTCTCCAGATAATGACAACAGGTTTGTTCCTTTGGATATTTTTCCGGCAGTTTTTCTGGAAAAGCTAACGGTGTCCAAATCTCTGTCTGCCGATATGGAAGCTGACGCGATCGGCGGTACAATTGATATGATCATGAAAAACGTGCCAGCAAGCCGTCGACTGTTAGATTTTGATTTCCAAATCGGAGGTAATTTTATGTCGCAAGATGGAAACTTCACGACATATGATCGATCTGGCGTCTACAAATTCTCGCCTGCCGAGTATTTACCCATTGGAAGAGAAGCGACTGCCAGCGATCTGTCCAATACTATGTTTACACCGATACAGCTTAGTGTGTTGCCAGACATTTTGACTAGCGTAAGTTATGGTGAACGGTTTTTCAATAAAAAGCTAGGTGTGCTCTTAGGGGCAAGCTATCAGAATTCCTATAGGCCGAGCGAAAGCTATCAATTCAATCCGCAGCCCAACGTAGCGCTCGGCAATCGCTTGAATATGAATGAATATATCAACCGAAGAACAAGCACGCAGCAGCAACGGGCAGCTTTTCATGGGAAGCTGGATTATAACCTTGCATCAGGACATAACATTGCGCTCTATAGCGGGCAATATTTATTGAACGAATTTCGTGTTAGAGAGCAATATAATAGAGAATTGTTTACCTCGACCGATAATTTTCCAATCTATCCGACTACACGAGTCACCAATACCTATCAAACCATCTCGATTGTTGACTTGAGCGGAGATCATCAGATTTCTGATCAACTCAAAATCGATTGGCACGCAGTATATTCGTTAGCCCAGAATGAATTGCCTGACGATGGTGTGTTTATGCGATCAGCAACGCTAACAAATAACCAATACGTCAATGAACGACCTTATTTTCAGGATTCTCCAAATACGCGTGCATGGGAACGTAATGCTGATGAAGACATCTCTTTTTTCTTGAATGCCTCCTATAACACACCAAATATCGACTATCTCGATCTGGTTAAAGTTGGAGGATTATTCAGAAATAAGACTCGCGATAATTTCTATAGGTACTATCGTTATCAATCTATTCCTTTCGATGGCATTCGCGGGGTAGACTGGGAGGTATTTGACGATCTACCATGGGACGGATTTACCAATGGCTTTGGCGATGGTAATGCTAGCAGCCTGGTGTACGATGCAGATGAACGTATCACCGCTGGATACATCAATACGCAATGGGTAGTTAATAAATTGGCTATCCAAGCGGGTTTACGTGCGGAGCATACGAATCAAGGCTACCAAATCAATCAGACTGCCGCCACGGCAAATGCTACAGCGTTATCACAGAAACAGAGTTACCTCAATTTTTTTCCATCCGTGAGTTTGAAATATGCATTGGATGACGAAACTTTCTTGAAGTCAACCTATTACAAAGCAATCAGCCGTCCAGGATTCTTTGAGATTGTACCAACCAGAAGAAATCGGGGAGGAGGAGATTCATTTTTTCATGAAGAGGGTAATTCCGAATTGCGACCGACAGTAGCACACAATTTTGATGTACGGTATGAGTACTTTCCGACGGTATTAGATCAGATATTGGTCGGTGCATTTTATAAGCGACTACTCGATCCAATAGAATATGGATTTGTGCCGCGTTTTAATGCCACTACCGGTGCTCCCCAAGCCTCCAGTGTAATTGCTCCGCAAAACTATGGCACAGCTAATAATTTCGGTTTGGAAGTCGATTATACACGGTATTTCCGAAAAGTTGGGGTGCGTTTGAATTATACCTATACCAATTCCAATATCATAGCTACTAAATTGGTTGGAAGCCAAGTACAGGGAGCCCCCAACGAATATGTTTTGGTAGATGAAAATCGTGCTCTACAAGGTCAGTCTGACCACATCGGAAATGTTGCTTTACTCTACAAAGACCTCATGAGGCAGTGGGATGCGCAACTCGTTCTTAACTATACCGGTCGGCGTCTAGCATTTGTATCACCCTTTGAGGGAGCAGATCATTTTATGAGTCCAATGGCCGTCATGGATCTGTCGATAGAGAAGGGTTTCGGCCGTTACGTCGTATTCGTCAAGGGTAACAACCTGTTGGATACACC
- the rpsD gene encoding 30S ribosomal protein S4 has protein sequence MARYTGPKSKIARKFREPIFGPDKALDKKNYPPGQHGPSKRRGKQSEYAIQLLEKQKAKYTYGVLERQFSNLFVKASSKQGVTGENFLKLLEARLDNVVYRLGIAPTRSSARQFVSHKHITVNGEVVNIPSYSLRPGDVVAVRERSKSVEAITDSVAGHKINKFSWLEWSANDLQGTFMSYPERSDIPENIKENLIVELYSK, from the coding sequence ATGGCAAGATATACAGGACCTAAGTCCAAGATTGCACGTAAATTCAGAGAGCCTATTTTTGGCCCGGATAAAGCGTTAGATAAAAAGAATTATCCTCCTGGTCAGCACGGACCATCAAAAAGAAGAGGAAAACAATCTGAATACGCTATTCAGTTGTTAGAAAAACAAAAGGCAAAATACACGTACGGAGTTTTGGAGCGCCAATTCTCTAACCTATTTGTCAAAGCTTCCTCTAAACAAGGGGTTACAGGTGAAAACTTCCTGAAACTTTTGGAAGCGCGTTTAGATAATGTAGTGTACCGTTTAGGCATCGCGCCAACACGTTCATCTGCACGTCAATTCGTATCCCACAAGCACATTACTGTTAATGGCGAAGTCGTTAACATTCCATCATACAGTTTACGTCCAGGTGATGTAGTAGCTGTACGTGAGCGTTCAAAATCAGTTGAAGCAATCACGGATTCAGTTGCTGGTCACAAAATCAACAAATTCAGTTGGTTAGAGTGGAGCGCAAACGATTTACAGGGTACTTTCATGTCTTATCCAGAAAGATCGGATATCCCTGAAAATATCAAAGAGAACTTAATCGTAGAGTTGTACTCTAAATAA
- the map gene encoding type I methionyl aminopeptidase, with product MSKIFLKSDEEIEQVRESAKVLSHLLAEIAGRVEPGITTLSLDKLAFEFIKDHGGTPAFLNYQGFPYSLCISVNDQIVHGFPSEYILKEGDIVSVDGGVNLNGFISDSAYTFAVGTISAEAQQLLDVTKAALVKGVEQAVVGKRVGDISAAVQDHVIPYKYGIVRELVGHGVGFELHEKPEVPNYGRRGSGSKLEEGVVICIEPMINAGKAGIKFWDDGWTVSTIDGKLSAHFEQMVAIRKGRPDVLLDFQEIEEVLSKK from the coding sequence ATGTCGAAGATCTTTCTGAAATCAGACGAAGAAATTGAACAAGTGCGAGAGTCCGCTAAGGTACTCTCGCATTTATTAGCTGAAATCGCCGGTCGTGTCGAACCAGGTATTACCACACTATCTCTTGATAAGCTTGCTTTCGAATTTATTAAGGATCATGGCGGCACGCCAGCCTTTTTAAATTATCAAGGCTTCCCTTACTCTTTATGTATTTCTGTCAACGATCAGATTGTGCATGGCTTTCCAAGCGAGTACATTTTGAAAGAGGGCGATATTGTATCGGTAGATGGTGGCGTGAATCTGAATGGGTTTATTAGTGATTCTGCTTACACATTTGCAGTAGGCACTATTTCCGCTGAAGCGCAGCAGTTACTGGATGTAACCAAAGCAGCTTTAGTGAAAGGAGTAGAGCAAGCGGTAGTGGGCAAGCGGGTTGGTGATATTTCTGCGGCTGTGCAAGATCACGTGATTCCTTATAAATATGGTATCGTACGTGAACTGGTAGGGCATGGAGTTGGCTTCGAATTGCATGAAAAACCAGAGGTGCCTAATTATGGAAGACGAGGATCAGGATCTAAGTTGGAAGAAGGCGTGGTGATCTGTATTGAACCCATGATCAATGCGGGAAAGGCAGGAATCAAATTTTGGGACGACGGATGGACGGTTAGTACGATCGACGGAAAGCTTTCTGCTCACTTTGAGCAAATGGTGGCGATCCGAAAAGGGCGTCCGGATGTACTGCTAGACTTTCAGGAGATTGAAGAGGTTTTGAGTAAAAAGTAA